The Henckelia pumila isolate YLH828 chromosome 2, ASM3356847v2, whole genome shotgun sequence genome includes a window with the following:
- the LOC140878146 gene encoding secreted RxLR effector protein 161-like, whose protein sequence is MSVHLNKNHGEPISQIEYSRIIGSLMYITNCTRPDIAFAVNKLSRFTSNPNEVHWKALTRVLRYLRHTLEYGLHYTRYPAVLEGYSDANWISDTKDSKSTSDYVFSIGGGAVSWRSSKQTCIARSTMESEFIALDKAAEEAEWLRNFLEDIPCWSKPVPVIMIHCDSQSAIARAHNSMYNGKSRHIRRRHNTVRHLISNGVITIDYVKSKDNLADPLTKSLNRDQMYSLSRGMGLKSTK, encoded by the coding sequence ATGAGCGTCCACTTGAATAAGAATCATGGAGAACCGATTTCTCAAATAGAATACTCCAGAATTATTGGAAGCCTCATGTATATCACGAATTGTACTCGACCTGATATTGCTTTTGCAGTAAACAAGTTGAGtcgattcacaagtaatccaaaTGAGGTTCATTGGAAAGCTTTGACAAGGGTGCTTAGATACCTAAGGCACACTCTGGAGTATGGATTGCATTACACAAGATATCCTGCGGTGCTTGAAGGATACAGcgatgcaaattggatttctgacacCAAGGACTCTAAATCCACAAGTGACTATGTTTTTAGTATTGGTGGTGGCGCAGTCTCTTGGAGGTCATCCAAACAAACTTGCATCGCTAGATCAACAATGGAATCTGAATTCATAGCACTTGATAAAGCCGCAGAAGAAGCAGAATGGCTTAGGAATTTTTTGGAGGATATTCCTTGTTGGTCAAAGCCAGTGCCTGTAATTATGATACATTGTGACAGTCAATCGGCAATTGCAAGGGCACATAATTctatgtataatggtaagtctCGACATATTCGTCGAAGACACAATACTGTACGACATTTGATCTCAAATGGAGTTATCACAATTGATTACgtaaaatcaaaagataacttagcggatccgcttacaaaaTCATTgaatagagatcaaatgtacaGCTTGTCAAGAGGAATGGGCTTAAAGTCTACAAAATAA